Below is a genomic region from Medicago truncatula cultivar Jemalong A17 chromosome 3, MtrunA17r5.0-ANR, whole genome shotgun sequence.
actaatactctttattgctcAACCGACATATCCTACTCACATGTATTCcacctttttcctataaatatatcataacctattagtcaaaccatctcaatctaaataagcatcatctttcttggaaaggaaaaaacaagccaatgatgtttgccaaatacactccaatctcagctgtttctggaggaagaaagaatctCAAGATGTGTGTGCGAGTTGCTCACATTTGGTTGATTCGAGAGAAGAAGGTCCCCACTAGCAtcattttcatgaacatgttactGGTCGATGAAAAGGTTTTTGCATGTTTGCACTCTTagctttaaaattaaactaatgtcattgttgttttttagttatgtaatttaaccagctgtttaatgttgttgttgtcgtcaatAGGGTGGACGTATTCACGCCACAGCTAGAAAAGATTAGGTGGCAAAGTTCAGGTCCATGGTTCAAGAAGGGGGTACATATCAGCTTGAAAATGCAATTGTAGGTTTTAATGAAAGTCCTTATAAGGCAACTTCACACAAACATAAGCTTAGTATGATGCACAATTCAACTTTTACCAAAGTACACTTGCCTGCTATCCCTATGAACGTTTTTGAGTTCAATCCATTCAATGAAATTCTCTCTTCAACTGTCGAGGAAGTATCTACGGGTAAGACTTCAATTCTGAATGTGTGTTGTACATTATTTCTACCTATAAGCATTCGTTTAGGAATTTCAtacatttgtttttgcttttgtataCGTAATTTCAGATGTTATTGGTCATGTAATTGAAAGAGGTGATATAAGGGAAACTGAAAAGGACGGAAGGAAAAGCAGGGTTATTGATCTCACTTTAGAAGATCTTGAGTAAGATTTGTCTCTTTCTTTGTACCTGgttgtaatataattttaatataccttatgttcctgaattgatattttggtaatattttattacagaAACAACTGCTTGCATTGCTCTCTTTGGGGTGAACATGCTGACAAAATTGTGACCTTTTTTGGCAACCATGACAACGACACACCTACTATATTGATATTGCAGTTTTGCAAGACACGCATGTATTTAGGTATATCGTGTTTTAAGTTTGTGCTTTCTGCTgatatcaacaatgaaatgtgaaattatgttcacttgctgttgatttttttaaaaattaggtGCTATGGGAATTGCTAATGCCTTTAATGGGACTAAGCTGATACTTAATGGCGATTTGCCTGATGTCGCTGTGTACATGACACGGTAaccatttacatttttatatgctttagaATAAAGACAAGTTTTTTTGGTCGTAATTAAGTTGTATGGAGGTCTCACCACTCTTCTATTAACATTGGTGCCCTTTtattagaatgaaaaatgcatcaatacAGTTCACCCGAAGTGTCAGCCAAATTTCAACGAACAGCTCCGCGTCTTTATCAGATGACTTGCTCAACACTAACCGAATGACAATTGAAAGCATGATTGAGTCAACTGAGGTAGCTATctgtttattgaaatttttagatgtcgttttggattcatctttgttatttttcacatggacagttgtacgtcgcaatatcacgggttacttcgaggggtggtttaaagatattgattaatgacgacgacGGCGATGATACCGATGTTGCATCAAGTGTGATCTACAGATAAATTTTCCataatgtgtaggacttttttgtgtactattcattttcttacttattgaaactatttgcatgtcaacgaacttcagtttcccttttaaaattatatgttatgttaaagtAACAGGAACTACGTACTAAAATTATGGAACAAAAACAAAGTCTATGGTAATTGacattttgctttgattcacgacaatttttacattcaagtgaactacagtgtcttattttttcggtaagtattaattttttaaatgacacgtgcgttagcacgggtcaatggtctagtaaTTTGCTAACAGTTGTTTAAATTCCCTTATATTTAGATTACAGTTAACCACTCTCATTTCTTTTTATCGTTATCcctaaataaataagttaatatcctttactttttttaaaaaaaataaacactttTTTAACACATCACTAACGACCGCCTAAAATGAGGTTAAAGAGTAATGCAAATATtgattcttaataaaaaaaatatatatatcttcaCTATACTGCAATTGCAAGGTTGCCTTGTTTTATATAACAgataaacatatattatattttcataataagatCCGGCAATAAAAGGCAATTTCATTTGATCATAAACTAATTTGGAAGTTGAAATAGACAATTGGATTCAACATCACAAACAAGATTGTTCATCAAATCCCCCACAGAAAAACCAACAGAAACGTAATCATtagaaattagaaagaaaaaaaactgaaacGGCTAAAACATTTACGCATAAATCCATACCAGTCAAGTTTTGGATTGCCATCAAGAGTTCAACGCTGTGTCCAGCCATTGCAAATTCGGAATACCAAAGTGGAGATTTGGAAGATGATAGACATGTTATGTATTCAAGTGTATATATAGTGCATAATTGAAGGCATAAAGGATGTGTTTTTCCAATACACAAAGTGCATTAAATGCAAAACTCCACTATCCAAAAAAAGGGAAGGCGACATAGTATGAGACGTTCAATGATTCTAGGTGACTGTTAAACTCAAACAATTAAACGCAATGGGAACAAATAAGTAATCTAATCAACGTAATATTGAATTAATATATTCCATTATAtaagaataaacaaaaagagttaaatgtttttaaaatgacaGTCCCAATCACCTAATAATTTGCTAACAGTTGTTTAAATTCCCTTATATTTAGATTACAATTAACCACTCTCATTTCTTTTTATCGTTATCcctaaataaataagttaatatcctttacatttttttttaaaaaaataaacactttTTTAACACATCACTAACGACTGCCTAAAATGAGGTTAAAGAGTAATGCAAATATtgattcttaataaaaaaaaaaaaaaaagatatctaCTATACTGCAATTGTAAGGTTGCCTTGTTTTATATAACAGATAAAcacatattatattttcataataagatCCAGCAATAAAAGGCAATTTCATTTGATCATAAACTAATTTGGAAGTTGAAATAGACAATTGGATTCAACATCGCAAACAAGATTGTTCATCAAATCCCCTACAGAAAAACCAACAGAAACGTAATCATtagaaattagaaagaaaaaaaaactgaagcGGCTAAAACATTTACGCATAAATCCATACCAGTCAAGCTTTGAAACACCATCAAGAGTTCAACGCTGTGTCCAGTCATTGCAAATTCGGAATACCAAAGTGGAGATTTGGAAGATGATAGACATGTTATGTATTCAAGTGTATATATAATGCATAATTGAAGGCATAAAGGAtgtgttggaaacaaaaataatatggaGAAGTGGGAAGCTGTATTAGTCTGCATAGGATATGGGAAATGTTGTATTAAATACAAATGACAACATACACATCACGTTTACTATTTTCAAGCAAAAAATCAGGAAAACATAACAAtagaaatttcaatttcaaaacagACATATTAGTGGAGGAAAAAATTAGAGGGTTAAATGAATAACAACAATTAAGGTAAGATAATTAGAGGGAAAATCTAGGTTAACTTATAACATACCTAATAAGCATTTagaataagagataagagatgtTTGTTAGGAttagttatataaataaaagaagataaagatggttcagctaaaaaaaaaatatatatatatatataattaaaagatcaaaataaaaaacaatatgcCTTATTTGAGGGAAAAATATACctcgaaaaaaaattaaaaaaaattgattaattatttcgtaaatatataaattcacACTCTCTTCGTATTCTCCGCCTTCAAAACACTCACCGGCCTCTCACATCAAATTAGGTTTCGAGACAAATCGGAGTCGAGTTGAAACTGTCATTCATCATCATGTCTGACGAGGAACACCACTTTGAGTCAAAAGCCGATGCCGGAGCTTCAAAGACTTATCCTCAACAAGCCGGAACCATCCGCAAAAATGGTTACATCGTTATCAAAAATCGTCCCTGCAAGGTTTTATCCAATTTCATTCTCTAAAGCTTGATtagtttgatttaattatgatcctttgcattgtttttgtttagggtttgattgtttttgtagggttttatagttttttctcttcatgattttgtttgtgtttggtgTTTAGCTTTATAGATCTattatttcacataaaataatCTAGTATTTTGTTGTTGGTTTAATTAACtgaatataaaatttgtttttttgtttgttgaaaatCGAAATTTTATGTTTCGTGTGTTGTTTCGTTCTGTTATGGGTTGTATTTGTGATTTTGCATGTTTTATTGTATTGTTGTTTGacagttttaaattttgatcgaTTTGCAATCACTAGATATTGAGGATGAAGagtcaaaaccctaatttcgcAAGTGTGTGTGATTGGAGTAGGTTATTAGAACAGCGGTCCTTgttgttttgttctgttttagaATTGTATTTGTGAATTTTCATGTTTTATCGTATAGTTGTTTGAgaaggttttaaattgtggtcGTGATGCACAATCCGTTGGTATTTGTGAGGAAAAGtagaaaaccctaattttgcaGAGTGTGTGTTTATGACTGTTCATCTTGTattgttttattgtttgttaAAGGTTTGAAGTTGCGGTGTGTTGTGACTGTTTGATATTGTGGAGAAAGAGTCTAAGTCAAATGCGGTTGAGCGGTTGATACAACCGCGATTAATCGATGTCGTTGAGACTCGAGACATCAAAAACCTTAATTTTGTGGTGTGTATGGTGGTTGTGAGTTTTATGTAGAACCTTTTGAAGTGTAGCTTTGGTTGTGTTTGGAAGGATTTGTGTGGTCTTTTGAGTAGTAATTTTGGacttatgtttgattttttgtgtttgtatGGCTGTTTTGGTTTTTTGCTACTTTGGAGTTTACTTGATAATGTGATTGATGGGTGTGTATGGATACTTTTATCacagtttatttttatttttttcttaaaaaaaatttagtttttgggTTGTGGGTGTGTGTATGGATTTTcttatcacaattttttttttttaaaattagttttagGGTTGTACTTGTGAGTGTTCATGTTGTATTGTGCTGTTGTTTGGATAGATTTTAAGACAAAAAATCCTAATGTCACGGTCTGTATTGTGGTTTCATTCTATTATTTATAACCTTTGAAGGGTAGCTTTGGTTGTGTTGGAATGGATTTTCGTAGTTATTTTGGATTGATCGTTGTTTTTGTACTTGTTTTGAACTTTGATGGTTTACTTGATTCCATGATTGATGGGTTTGGATGGATTCTTGTATGGCAGGTTGTTGAGGTTTCAACTTCAAAGACCGGTAAGCATGGACATGCTAAGTGCCACTTTGTTGCAATTGATATTTTCACTTCTAAAAAGCTTGAAGATATTGTGCCCTCTTCGCACAATTGCGATGTACGTAGACGTTTTCTTTTTCATGATGTTTCTTTACATCTTTGattccttattttatttttatgacatttttctgTGTCTTTTTGTCTCATAGGTTCCCCATGTGAATCGTACCGACTACCAATTGATCGATATTTCTGAGGATGGATTTGTAAGTTGAaatattgtttcttttgatttttggcAATTTGTTTGATTCAATGACTGGTCTTGATTCTATTGTTTGAATCTCTTTACTGAATGATGtcattgaatatttataggTGAGTCTGCTTACCGAAAATGGTAACACCAAGGATGACCTGAAGCTTCCTACTGATGACAATCTGCTTACTCAGGTTTGTGGGAATCTACTgctttgtttgttaatattcaCATCCTGCAAAAGTATGCCTAGCTTTAGAACATTTTTTAGGTTTTAGattcatattttcaatttgCCAAATATATCTTTACTGTTTTACCTGAATCTTGTTTTCCATATCAGAATCATCATTGATTCCCTTGATTGTTCTATTCTTTGGCTCAAATTGGTTAGTTTTTAGTTAATAGGAGTTCTTAGCCTAAAAAGAGTTTTAGTTTATGGTTCTTCAATTGCTGATGAAGTTAATGACATGTTTGGTGTGAGGGAGCTGATTCCTCTCATTGAAGTTTTGTACAAAAAAACGGttgaaacatattttttttgcattgttTGTGTTACAAATACTTGAAAACAAGAAATAATGGAAATATTTGAAA
It encodes:
- the LOC120579497 gene encoding uncharacterized protein, translating into MVQEGGTYQLENAIVGFNESPYKATSHKHKLSMMHNSTFTKVHLPAIPMNVFEFNPFNEILSSTVEEVSTDVIGHVIERGDIRETEKDGRKSRVIDLTLEDLENNCLHCSLWGEHADKIVTFFGNHDNDTPTILILQFCKTRMYLGAMGIANAFNGTKLILNGDLPDVAVYMTR
- the LOC25490487 gene encoding eukaryotic translation initiation factor 5A-4; its protein translation is MSDEEHHFESKADAGASKTYPQQAGTIRKNGYIVIKNRPCKVVEVSTSKTGKHGHAKCHFVAIDIFTSKKLEDIVPSSHNCDVPHVNRTDYQLIDISEDGFVSLLTENGNTKDDLKLPTDDNLLTQIKEGFAEGKDLVVSVMSSMGEEQINALKDIGPKN